TCACCGAATTGCGCCTCCCAGAGCACCAGTGTATCCGGCGCTTCAATGCTATAGCCATATTCAAAACCGATGACGGCAGCTTCCGTTAACGGACTGTTATGAACGGCAAACGTTGCCTGCGCTTGTGCGAGTCGTTGTAGTGGAACAAATCGATCGCCTGTTTTCGCATCATGCAATACCACATGCCGATGGCCAAATGTGCCTCTCTCCGTATCTTGGCCCGCCAAGCGTATCGCTGTGCCATCTGCCAAAATCGTTGCAAACGCAAGCGTTTCAGCCAACGCCCAGTCAATCTTTCCGCCCTCGGCAAATGCTGCACGACGCTTCTGCAAAACCCGGTCCAACTTTGGATAAACAGTAAAATCGGCCGGATATTCCAATAATGACTCGTTGATTTGCTGCAGCGATGCGATCGGCACAGCGGTAGACGGCAAAGTTTGAGGAGATTGACTGTCCTTTGACTGCAAATCGTGAGCTTTTCCTTCTGCCGTCATCTGATTGTAGGCAGTACGCAGCCGTTCACGTATTTCTTGTTCGATTTGCGTCAATTCTTCTGCCGTAAGGACTCCCGATTTCTCCAATGTTTGTGCATAAATCGTTCGCACGCTCGGATGTGACGTGATTTTTGCATACAGTTGCGGCTGTGTCATATTGGGATCGTCCATTTCATTGTGACCCCATTTGCGGTAACCTACGAGATCGATCAAAAAGTCTTTATGAAATGTATTCCGATATGCATGTGCCAGTTCAATTGCTGCCAGACATGCTTCCGGATCATCGGCAGATACGTGTACGATTGGAATTTCAAACCCTTTGGCCAAATCGCTTGCATAGCGTGTCGACCTGCTTTCATGCTTTTCTGCCGTAAAACCGATCTGGTTATTTGCGATGATATGCAGCGTACCTCCAGTATGAAATCCTTCCAGACTTGAAAGATTGAGTGTCTCCGCGACAATTCCCTCGCCCGGAAATGCCGCATCGCCGTGAATCAATACTGCGATTGCCTTGTCTTGATTTTGTCTGGGATACCCTTTTGCACTGCGATCATCTTGTGCGGCACGTGCAAAGCCCTCGACAACCGGATTGACGAATTCCAAGTGGCTCGGATTGTTTGCCAATTTCACGCGTGCTTGTACGGTTTTGCCTTCATGCATGGTTTTGCTTGCACCCAAATGATATTTGACATCACCTGTCCATCCGTAGTTGATGCCCATGGAACCTTCAGATGGCACCAATTCTTTATTCGGTGCTGTATGAAACTCAGAGAAAATGGCCGCATACGGTTTTCCAAGTACATGTGCAAGGACATTTAGACGCCCGCGATGGGCCATTCCAATCATGACATGTTTGGCACCGGCTTCGACCGCTGCCTGCACCAATTTATCCAACATGGGTACGAGTATATCGACACCCTCAATAGAAAACCGCTTTTGGCCGACAAATGTACGGTGAAGAAAGGTCTCAAATTCTTCTACCTGGATCAGCCGCTTGAGTGTCTTGCGCTGTTCTTCCGGAGAACGGGAATGAAATATTGCTCCTGATTCAACCATTCTCATTAACCTGGCGCGTTCCTCCATATTATGTACATGTCCAAATTCGTAAGCCAGTGTACCCGTATAAACTTGCCGCAAGCGAATGATCGCTTCCCGCGCAGTCCGAATTTCTTTCGGCGCATCTGGCCAGATACTTTGCGCCGGTATCGCGTCCAAATTATTCTCTGTCAGCTGGTATGTCGAAAGTTTCAGCAATGCCACTGCTGCGGGTTGTTCCACAAGCGGATTGATCCGGGCTTCCAAATGCCCGTACTCGCGAATGTTGCGCGCCAACCGCTGGGCCGCAACAATTCGTGTGACTTCGTTTTCCGAAATCGCAATTCTTTGCTTGTCTGCTGTTCCCATATCCAATTGTTGGTACTCTTGTTGCACTGGAGGTGCTTCCCATTGTTCAAAAAATTTTTTTGTTGCAGCGTCAACTGAATTCGGGTCTGACAAATATCGTTCATACAGTTCGATCGCATAACCCAAGTTCGGACCGTAGAAATCTCGCCAAGAAATAAGACCTGCGATGGTGGTGTCATCCATTCTGTCTTCCCTCACTTTCTGAAGAAATTTCATTCCATTTCAAATGTTCCCAGTTATGGAGAGATACACGCGCATGTAGTTTACCGCCATGGAGGATGTGGTATACCTGTCGTCTAATAGATTATGCCAATCATTTCAATCTATGCGACAATAGAAAAAATGCTGTCGCGCTCGCGTGTTACCCGTTTTATTACGAAAGCAAGCAAATAAAAAAGTGCTTGCATATTTGTAAGCGATAACATATTATTAAATAACAAAAGGTAGTGATGTTTAATAAAACATAATGATGAAATTGGTATTAAACTATGAATTTTGAAGGGGGATAAACTTTATGAAAAAATTAATGAAAACGCTTGCTGTTTTTTCTGCGGTTGGTAGTTTATTAGTAACGGGATGCGGAGGTAGTGGAGCTTCCTCAAATGCCAATGGGGGAAATGGGAAAGAAGTAACGTTAACATTTTTACATTGGCGGGGGGAAGATGTTCCAACCTTCAAAAAAATTATCAGTGAATTTCATAAAAAATATCCAAACATCAATGTTCAAATGCAAGTACTTCCGTCCAATCAATATATCGCGCAAGCTCAGGCGAATTTAACTGGAAATCACGGAGCTGATATATTTACTTCATTTCCCGGATCTGAGTTTTCGGCGATCAATAAAGCCGGTTTGTATGAAGATTTGAGCAGTCAACCGTTCCTTTCCAATTTTAATTCCGATCTTATTAAATCAGGACAAAAAGATGGCAAACAGTTTGCGATCCCGTACCAGGTTGTATTCAATATGCCTGTTTACAATAAGGATCTATTCAAAAAGTTAAATATTGAACCGCCAACAGATTGGAACGGATTCCTGAAGGCTTGTCAAACATTGAAAGATCATGGATATACTCCGATTGTGTTTGCCGGAAAAGTAAGTGCAGGCCAGTTTTATAATGATATCGTCATGAACAATGTCACAGATCCAAATGTCTTTACAGGACTGTTAACGGGGAAATCCAAACTTACAGATCCCGATTTTTTAAAGAGTTTTGAACAAATGGGGGAATTGGCGCAAAAAGGGTATTTTCAAACGGGAGCTTTGGGTACATCTCAAGATGCTGCAACGGCAATTTTTGCCGAAGGTAAAGCGGGGATGCTTGCACTTGGATCCTATCAAATCACCCCGGTCAATAAAGACAACAACAATGGGTTCAAAATGGGATTGTTGGCGCCGATTACGACCGCTTCTGCAACGGACGCGAAATATCAAGGTGTTGATACTACAACATTCATGTTGGGTGTAAACGCAAAATCACCGCATAAGAAGGAAGCGGAAGAATTTTTGCAATTTTTATCACAACCGGATATTGCGGCGCAATATGCGAATGAAACGTCGCAAATGGTGACTGTAAAAGATGTGAAATATACGGTTCCCGCATTACAGGAGATGGAGCCGCTGCTGAAAAAGCCGTTGCGATTCCAACCTATGTATACTCTCACCAATCAGCAAGTTGTAGATGATGTTACAAATGTAGTGGAAGATGTAATTTCCGGTAAGGATCCGAAAGTAGCTGCGAAAAAAGGCCAAGACGCGATTAATCAGGCACTTAGCCTCAAATAAAAATTTTGACGAAAGTTTGCGTAGAATTCTTTCTTGAATGGCAGAAGACTTTTTTAAAAAAGTCGGTCTCTTCATTACGATATTCGCATTGTATGCATGAACGGAGGTATATGTGTGCGTACAAAAAAATCAATCTATTTGTTTCTTGTTCCTGGAGGACTATTATTTTTAATCTTCTTTGTAGTCCCTACTCTTTACGGATTGTCCCTTAGTTTTACGAATTGGGATGGTTTATCAAGCAAGGTGCCGTTTGCAGGGTTTTCAAACTATACGCATCTTTTTACAGATGACACGATGTTTCATGGTGCGGTTGGTAATACGTTGAAGTTTGTGGTTATGGTCGTGATTTTACAATCGTTCTTTTCGTTACTATTCGCAATCTTTCTATTGCGAAACACAAAAACAAATATTTTCTTGCGGACACTCTACTTTTTTCCAACAATTCTGGCTTCCGTTTCGGTTGCCTTTATATGGACATTTATTTACGACCCGAATATAGGCATTCTAAATACTTTGTTGAAAGATTTTGGACTGTCGTCGTTACAACATTCCTGGCTGGGCGACCCGCATATCGCCATTTATTGTCTCGGAATTGTAGAGATTTGGGCACATACCGGACAATTGTTAATTATTTATCTGGCTGGATTGCAGCAAATCCCCGTTGAATTGTATGAGGTTGCGAAAATCGAAGGTGCGACGCGCTGGCAAACGTTTAGAAAAGTGACATGGCCGTTGCTTACGCCCGCAACAACCATGGTTGTCGCATACACAACGATACAGTCATTCCGTGCATTCGATCTGGTCTACGCAATGACAGATGGAGGACCCAATAACTCGACTGAGATATTGGCAACCTATATCTATCATCAGGCTTTTCAATATAATCACGTAGGGTATGCATCGGCAGTTTCGATGGTCTTTATGATCGTGATTGCA
Above is a window of Fodinisporobacter ferrooxydans DNA encoding:
- a CDS encoding 2-oxoglutarate dehydrogenase E1 component, which produces MDDTTIAGLISWRDFYGPNLGYAIELYERYLSDPNSVDAATKKFFEQWEAPPVQQEYQQLDMGTADKQRIAISENEVTRIVAAQRLARNIREYGHLEARINPLVEQPAAVALLKLSTYQLTENNLDAIPAQSIWPDAPKEIRTAREAIIRLRQVYTGTLAYEFGHVHNMEERARLMRMVESGAIFHSRSPEEQRKTLKRLIQVEEFETFLHRTFVGQKRFSIEGVDILVPMLDKLVQAAVEAGAKHVMIGMAHRGRLNVLAHVLGKPYAAIFSEFHTAPNKELVPSEGSMGINYGWTGDVKYHLGASKTMHEGKTVQARVKLANNPSHLEFVNPVVEGFARAAQDDRSAKGYPRQNQDKAIAVLIHGDAAFPGEGIVAETLNLSSLEGFHTGGTLHIIANNQIGFTAEKHESRSTRYASDLAKGFEIPIVHVSADDPEACLAAIELAHAYRNTFHKDFLIDLVGYRKWGHNEMDDPNMTQPQLYAKITSHPSVRTIYAQTLEKSGVLTAEELTQIEQEIRERLRTAYNQMTAEGKAHDLQSKDSQSPQTLPSTAVPIASLQQINESLLEYPADFTVYPKLDRVLQKRRAAFAEGGKIDWALAETLAFATILADGTAIRLAGQDTERGTFGHRHVVLHDAKTGDRFVPLQRLAQAQATFAVHNSPLTEAAVIGFEYGYSIEAPDTLVLWEAQFGDFANAGQVLFDQFLSSGNAKWLEQSGLVLLLPHGYEGQGPEHSSARLERFLQLSAENNWRVVNLTRAAQYFHLLRLQAASLQHAVRPLVIMTPKSLLRNVRAASSPSEFAEGSFQTVLDEPLTATHKEAVERLVLCTGKIAIELAATLETAPPVSDRLAIVRVEQLYPFPGQELQQVLKRYPHLREVVWLQEEPQNMGAWAYMQPRIRALLKDGAILRYLGRPERSSPAEGIADAHEMTQKRMIRETLEFSHSNHSNLTIAGRESW
- a CDS encoding ABC transporter substrate-binding protein; this translates as MKKLMKTLAVFSAVGSLLVTGCGGSGASSNANGGNGKEVTLTFLHWRGEDVPTFKKIISEFHKKYPNINVQMQVLPSNQYIAQAQANLTGNHGADIFTSFPGSEFSAINKAGLYEDLSSQPFLSNFNSDLIKSGQKDGKQFAIPYQVVFNMPVYNKDLFKKLNIEPPTDWNGFLKACQTLKDHGYTPIVFAGKVSAGQFYNDIVMNNVTDPNVFTGLLTGKSKLTDPDFLKSFEQMGELAQKGYFQTGALGTSQDAATAIFAEGKAGMLALGSYQITPVNKDNNNGFKMGLLAPITTASATDAKYQGVDTTTFMLGVNAKSPHKKEAEEFLQFLSQPDIAAQYANETSQMVTVKDVKYTVPALQEMEPLLKKPLRFQPMYTLTNQQVVDDVTNVVEDVISGKDPKVAAKKGQDAINQALSLK
- a CDS encoding carbohydrate ABC transporter permease; translation: MRTKKSIYLFLVPGGLLFLIFFVVPTLYGLSLSFTNWDGLSSKVPFAGFSNYTHLFTDDTMFHGAVGNTLKFVVMVVILQSFFSLLFAIFLLRNTKTNIFLRTLYFFPTILASVSVAFIWTFIYDPNIGILNTLLKDFGLSSLQHSWLGDPHIAIYCLGIVEIWAHTGQLLIIYLAGLQQIPVELYEVAKIEGATRWQTFRKVTWPLLTPATTMVVAYTTIQSFRAFDLVYAMTDGGPNNSTEILATYIYHQAFQYNHVGYASAVSMVFMIVIAIITMLQFGILRLQSGSREKKSSKKKARSTSANPTANPKDLEYVSGGGTA